Below is a window of Mucilaginibacter sp. PAMC 26640 DNA.
GCTATACGATCCGGCTCATTAACCGGGTAATGCTGGCCGTTAGGTATTACTTCACCTGGTTGCAACATGCCGGGCAGGCCACACATAACCCCGCGGCCGGCATCATCCTGAAAGGCACGATCAGGCATGTGCCTCACGACCTGTTAACCCAAGCCGAACTGGAAACGCTTTACGAAAGTTATCCTATAACAGACGAGCGTACCCACCGCAATAAGGTTATTGTAGGCTTACTGGTTTACCAGGCATTGACAAGGGATGAACTGGAAACCTTGCGCTCTGACCACCTGAAACTACGTGAGGGTAAGATACATATTCCCCAAACGGGCAAACTGAACAGCCGGGTGCTTAGCCTTGAACCGCATCAAATCTTAGACTTACAAGAATATATACTAATAATCCGGCCTAAGATATTGGCCGAACGCATGGCCGAGCGTTCCGGCAGAAAGCCGGATAAATATAAGGCCGTCGAAGATGTACAGCGGCTTTTTGTTACGATGAACGGGCAGGAAACGATGAAAAACAGCCTGTTACACCTCAACTATGCTTTGCGAAAGATCAACCCAAAGTATAAACATGGGGTGCAGATCAGGCAAAGCGTGATAACGGAATGGCTGAAAGAAAAGAATCTGCGGGCAGTACAATACATGGCGGGCCACCGCTATATTAGCAGCACCGAACGTTACCAGACCAGCAATCTTGAAGACCTGAAAGATGCGCTTAACAAGTTCCACCCCTTAAACCTTTCTTAATCATCAGGGGTTCAGGTTATCTTCTGTTAAGCAACCAAAAGCGGGAGAAGGCGGGGCTGTCAAGGGAACGTGGAATAAATGGCCTTGTGCGTGAAAGGCTTGCGGGTTTATGCCGCGAAAGTCCCTTTACTGACCTGGCTTCGGAGGCTACCTTTGCTGTAACAGATGATTAACCAACCACGGCCACCCGGCAATGAAACTACCAACAAACGCCGCCTTGCAAATGAAAAACTAACGCTTATCTTTACCCTAACGAACGTTCTTTATGGCACCGAAAAAGTGCAAAACGGAAAACAGCCAAAAACGTAAAAACTTTATGGTAGCCAATACGATTACGGCGCAAAGCGCCATAATCGCAGAGGGTAATTACTACCTATAAGTCCATCGTGCTGCCGAAAATTCGTAGTTGTAACCAACTAAAAATTCTTGCAAACTTTCGTTATAGTTAATAGCCAAATCGTAAAAAACTGGTTATTATTACTTCAGCTTAAGAATGTTTTAGTTGCCTCAATTAGTCAATCCATTGCCGTTTTAAAACGGTAAGAGAATTTTCAGACTGTTTAAGAATGATGTATTTATCACCAATAGGCTCAAACTTGTTAGATTTTAAAGTAGACAATGTAACTTTTAAAATATCATTTTCACCTTGAATCCGGCTTTGTAAAAAGTCAAGGTTACCGTCCTTATTAAAATCTCCAAAGCTGAACTGGCTACCATATTTAGACCATAAGGGGTAGTATTTTATTGTGCCTTTATTAGTTATGTCAAATAGATTGCATATAACTGAACTTGAACTACTGCCACTACCTGTATTAATACAGGTTAAAAGAACATACTTACGTCCCTTAAAGCTTCCCTGATAAACCTTAAAGGAACTTATGTCAAGATCGCAGGCAAAGTCGCTTTCATACTTCCCTTTTATATCAACCCTTTGATTGTTAATAATAAAATAGCTGCATGAGCCGTCAGACGCTATTTGGGGATAACAATATTCAAGCTTAATGCCTGGCATACTAAAGCTATATTTATAAGGCACCTTTTTGTGCTCTCCGTTTGCCTTTGCAGTTTTATAGTCACCGGCTATAAATGAGTTGTTTACTGTTTTGAAGATAGGAACAGCTTTAACAATGCCTTTATAATAATTGTCAGATTGTGCAAAGCTTATTGTTGTCCATATGCAAAGCAAAACACAAATTAGATTTTTCTTAAATGGTGATAGCACAATAATATTAAGAAATGGTTAATTTTATCTTTGTTGCGAAAATAGATTAATGAGGGATTATTTGCCGCCCAAAATCTTTACTTTTTCTTGCTCACTTTCAAGTAGGCGTTCATAAAGCTTTTTATTTTCTTCTACCATTTCCAATAATTTATCTAAGGGATTGAAAGTGCAATGATAAAAAGGGCCATGATTGCTACCATGAAAAGTATTATTAAAATAATTGACCACAGCGTCCTCGGAAAAGTTATCAATAGCTTCTTTACTAACACCTAAAATCTTAGCAACCTTTTCTAAAACCTCATCCTCGATAGTTTCGCTTTGCTCCATACGTGAAACGGTCTGTTGGCTTACACCTAATTCAGCAGCAAGTGCTTCCTGTTTAATACCTCGCATTTCACGAATGCGACCGATTTTCCTACCTATATGATTGTTTGAGGGTTTAGCAGATGTTTCCATGATCAAATATACAAAGATTTTACAACGGTAAAGATAACACCGTTATGAGTAAAACACGCAACGTTTGGGTTCGGTACGCAGCTTAGACCACTGAATTTTGATTAAATCATTAATCAAAATTCAAAAAATATGAACGTTATTAATTTTTCAGGTGGAAGACTGATATTGAATATTTCCGGCATGGATACTGACGGCCTAACCGTCTCCAATATTAGCATGGGTTCAGAAAACCTTACTGAATCTTTATACAAACGGCTGCTACAGGCAGAACGTGAGAAAGTACAAACGCTTAAAGAAGCCATAGATAAAAAATTCCCATTAGAGGAAATTGTCTCCGACTACTATATGACGGAAGAGCAATCAAAAGAGATGTCTGCGCTAATTGAGTTCCTCACTCAAAAATTTGATCTAACGCATATCTTTTGCTTTGCCCACAAAGGGAAAATGACTAATAATTTCAGCAAGTTCGGAGAATTTCCCTCTTATGTTGACCTGCATTTCTTTTTTCTATTTATTACTAAAGGCAGCGAACGAGTTGAGCACGAGATACAAGAATATATCAACTCCCACTATAAAAGCTTTAAGGTAACGGCTATATCGCATGGCCTTGAAAGTGTTCGTAGCGCCGTGGCGCAGGGCAGCAGATTTTTTATTGCAGCATGTTTAGGCGGTTTGGAAATGTTCCATGATAAGCTTAACCACCTTGACGTAGTATTTCCAACGTTAAACCCAGCAAATATACTTCAGAAGGCTGAAAAGCGTTTTCATGACCACATAAAAATGTCAACCGGCTTTTTATATAGCGCAGTTAATTGTATTCGTATTGAGGAATACCCTGAAAATGGTGTTTTCATGCTTCACCAAGCCGTTGAACAAGCCTGTATCGCACTGATTAAAGTTCATATGGGTTACCGGATCGATTTGCATAACCTAACCCGGCTTTTAAACCTCTGTAAATGTTTTTCCGATAAACCCGCAGAGCTTTTTTTAGCGGAAGATGAAGAATCCGTTAGGTTGTTTAAAATACTTCGCGAAAGCTACGGAGACACTCGTTATGCGGAAGACTTTAAAGTTGACAAGGATATTGCTATTAAAATACTGGAACGGGTTGATGCCTTTGTGAATTTGGCTGAAAACATTTGTCTGGATTGGATTAATGCTTTACGCACAAAAGTTGGTGAGGATGCAATTGAAAATGTTTATACCGTAAACGAGGAAAAGGATTAACAATGGCTGCCAAAAAAATAAAAAAGGAGGCCGTTATTATTCCGACCGACCTGTTCTTTTATCCGATACCTTTAACACAGCCCGGTCAGCTTTTGACCCGCGATGAGTTGTATAGGCATTATGAACCACCCAAAGGGCGCAAAGTTTATATGGGTAACCAAGATGAGTTTCTAAGTTTTGAAAGCGGCATAGCTACGGTAAAACTGAAATTAAACGATGGTTCAATATACTACTTGTATCTCCACGTGGAAAAAGAGGAATTGCATATTGGCTGTAAATGCGGGATGCCGGAAGAAAAACTTTGTTTTCACGCTTTTATTGGCCTGTTTAATCTAACTTGGCTAAGTCAAACCTTTGATTGTCAGAATTTGTATTGGCCGAATTTCTACAACGAGGAAACCAGCCGAAAATTCCTTGACATAAACCTATCGAGCCAACATATTAACGTAGAGGCTAAACCGGCGTATGGCACTTTTTACCGCAGCCTGATCGGGTTCGGCAAATCAAGGTTCCCTAAATTACAAGAGCAAATCGATAAGAAACTTTCAATAAAAACCGGAGAGAGTTTCGTGTATGCTTATGCTTTATGTTTTGCACCGGACATTTACCGTGATCGCCACTTCCCATTACTTATTCCATTTCATGGTAAGACCGACAGGAGCGGTTTAAAATTAGTTGCGTTTTCAAATTTTTGTCTTCCCGATAAAGAATCAAACCCAAGTGGAGATCATCCATCCCAACAACACTTAAATGCGATAAGTAAAACCATGTATGAGATTACGCGGCCTCTTACTTATAAAAATGAATATCGGGATTGGCGGGTTTGGGACGATGCGAAAGAAACCATATTTACATTATGGCAAAAAGCTTTGCCGTTGCTTATTGATTTCCCTTACAACCACACCTATCTTTTATACTGGTTTCGATATTTAAGAGAAAGACCAACTAAATTTTTTATGCAAGCGTCAAGATACAGTTTGGAACGGCCCTCACTGTCATTAATGTTAACATTTCACAAAGACCGCTTTAATCTTTCGGTAGAGGTGATTATTGGTAGCCAAGCGATTATAGTAGAACATAAACCGCATTTTTTTATTCATGATGAACAGACAGGAAATTGTTATATGATGAATAGTCTTCAGGATGATAGTTTACTGAATTGGATGCTGGATAACAAAAATAAGATCACAGTTTTAAAGGACGATTTTGTGGACTTTGACGAGAATATTTTAAAAGGTCTTGCTGAACGCTATCCAGTGTTTTTTGCGGATAAGCCGGGGAACAGGTTGGCTTATGATTACAATCTTTTAAAAACACGATTAACCTTGTGAAAAAAGAAGCAACTGCGGCAAGCGGCTCCATACTTCCGCCGCCAGCCTCGCTGCAAAAGCAAACCGCATTTGCCGTTTGCAGAAAAAGCAATGGGTTCCCCTCAATCACCATAGCCGCAAAGGTAGCCCTCGCCGGAATAAAACGTCAAGGCTATACAAGCGGGCAATTGAGTTTTGTTTTTTAGCGGCTTGCCCGGCCTTGACATTTTATCCGGCTAAGCGCTTTTGGTTGCTTACATGGTGGTTAAGGGGTGGTGTGTTTTTCAGCTTAATTTTTCAGAAAAGAATACTTACTATTACACAGCGGCAAACCTTGATAACTTATTATATGTCTTACCAAACCATCAAAATAGCTACTGCCATGATATTGCTTATCATTCCTTTTTTTGCTTTTGGCCAAGAAAACGAGCGTAGTACATGTTTGAAGGTGCTCCAGTATAACCACATAAACCAGGAGTATATTTTCAAAGCTAAAGACCAATCTACAACTCATCTTAAATACTTAGGATGGCTACGCTCGAAGAAAGGTGTGCGCTATAAAATTATAAATTCGGTTTGGTTATGGGGCCAATCACATCACGCAACTAACCGTATTTTAGTTTACAATGAGCATAATAAATATCTTGGCAACTATCGGCTTACAATAATCTATGATCTTCCAAGCTTCATAAAAGGTAATAAGTTGATATTCAAAAACAACCCTGATGACAGCAATGGCAATCTTCGGTCAATTACCTATGTTGACTTTGATAATGGAATACCCCATGAGTTTTTTCGTAAGTGCAACGGCGACAAAGGGGATGTTTATACTTTCGACAAAGAGTAGGTTTGACGTATTTATGTATAAGCATTCAAATAAAAGTGGGTCCGGCGTCCTAAAAAACGACTTTTTTATTCAAAAAAATTCGTTATATTTGTATAACAAGTTCATTGACTATTTGTTACGAGCGTTCCAATGATGCAAATGAAATCAAATGAAGTCTAATAAAATGAGACCCATTCGGTTACCATTTTCAAAAGTAAGCTTGATAACTACATTATAATCAACCCTTTAAGGGGTAGGATCATCATCCTGCCATCCCGACAACAAGCGATACCAAGTAGTATCAAAACCCCTTAAATTGTATGATTTAAGGGTTTTTTTTATCTAACCCAAATTATCCCAGAAAATTCGGAGAAAAGGAAATCTAGTCGGTTACCCCTAAACGACAAGCGTGTCGGAATTTGAATTAAACGCTTGATTAAGGGAATAACTTGAACCCCAACAAAGAATTGGTAAAGGTAAGCCGGCAAAAATCACTATAACGAATTAGTATCTGGATCAATTCAACGCTGTAACGATCGACAGTTACTAAAAGCATGTATTTACGATTTGCCGATTAAGACCCGCATTCAAATGAAAACACATGATGTTAGTAATAACGAAGATGGGTACATAGTTTTGGCAAAATGGATTGCAACTTTATCTTAGTTTGTATAAAATGCAACTAGTTGTGCTTAGCGAACGTCTTTTATAGTAGTACGTTAGTTTAGCAAGCAATGGCAGCATATTTAGTCTTAACAGATCTGCAACTGATCGATCTTTTAAAAAAAGATGATGAGACCGCCTTTTCCGAAATTTACAGTCGGTATGCAGATTCACTGGCAGATTTTGCAAGTTCCAAGTTTTTTGATGTGGAGGATGGCAGGGATATTATTCATGATGTTTTTGTTAAGCTCTGGCAGGAAAGAACAAAATTGAATGTTAACCGCGATTTAAAAGCTTACCTCTTTAAACTAACTCGCGACCGGATAGTGGACAAAATTAGAAAGAATATGACACACCGGAAGTATGCGGCTATGATAGACTCGCTGGCTGTACACTACGACGCGACCATCGAACAAAAAATAGCTGCAAAAGAAATAGCCCAAAGTATTGAGATTTCGCTGGATGAATTATCTCCACGGCTAAAAGAAATTTATTTATTGAGACGAGAAGAAAATTTAAGTATAAGAGATATTGCTAAAAAATTGCAGCTTTCTGAACAAACGGTAAAAAACCAGCTTTCTACTGCATTAAAACACTTACGAGCTTCAATGGCAACGGTCTCTACAGCTGCATTGTTGTTATGGCTTTCCTAAACCCGGCATCCTAGGCATTACATGCCCCTCCACTCAACCTTTCGTCTCAAAGGTGGAGCTAAATTGAACCCTTTTAAAAAAAATCATTTTTCTATAGTACTAAAAGGCATCTCATACGGCTACTGTGAAATGGATAACAAATGAGCCGTAATAAAATAGCCGCCTTATTGGATCGTTATCTCAATGGCGAAACCACAAACGAAGAGAATGAGCTGGTGAAACGCTGGCTGGAAGAAAATAGTAATACTGACCCTCGATGGCATGATTTAGATCAATTAGAAAAAGATAAATGGCTTTCCAGTGTTTTTAGCGAAATTAAAAACACAATTCACGAAAAGGAGGCTAAAGTAGTGTCGCTGCAGCAAAGAGAGCGTAGGTTTTGGCGAAGTATTGCGGCTGTCGCAGCAGCGTTGCTGATCTCTCTCACTTCGTACCTATATTGGCCGTCTTTGCAAAGCCGTTTAAATCCTATTGAGCTTACATCACTTCAAGCGCCCGTTAATCAGAAAAAGGAGGTAACCCTTACCGATGGCAGCCGGGTGTGGTTAAACGCCGGCTCGGAATTAAGATATCCTAAAACATTTAAAGGTAATGCAAGGGAAGTTTATCTCTTGGGTGAGGCTTATTTTGATGTACGCCATGATGCGAGCAAACCTTTCATCATTCATACAGGGACTGTGCTGACCACCGTGCTAGGTACAGCGTTTAATATCAAAGTGGACAAAAATAATCATACCATTCAAGTCACAGTTGCCCGTGGCAAAGTAAGCGTTGCCAATGGCAACAAATTATTAGGTGTAATTATCCCTAACCAGCAGATTAGCTTTAATACATTAAAAGCCGAATCAGTACAGGCAACCGTTAATGCCAATGCGATCGTTGCCTGGCAGCAAAGTGATCTGCATTTTGACGATGTTAGCTTTGAAGATGCTATTGCACAATTGCAAAAACACTTCAACGTGAAAATTAATCTAAGCAATGCAGAATTGAAAGACTGCCGTTTCACGGGCACTTCTTTAAATGGCGAAGAATTAGATAAAATACTCAAAGTAATGTGCGCGTTCAACAATGCCAACTATCAGATCAAGCCGGACGGAAGCATCATGATAGATGGGCCAGGGTGTAGTAACTAAAAATAAAGAAGATAAAGATGAGTAATACCTAAGCCTTGCAAATGCTTTAGTCCTCCAGGCAGGATATTAAGTCAAAATAACCTGTAAACCGACGGTCATCGGCTTACAGGCGTCCCGGATAACCGGGGTTTTAAATAATTGTGTCACTTAAAACATTTAAAAGTATGAATATTTCTGCAAAAGTGCGGAAACCGGGAGGCTTATATACTCGCCTCAGCGGTGCTATAGAATTTAACAAGCCATTTATTTTTCAAATAATGCGTGTAGGCGTTGTAGTTACCCTAATTATTTTAACCACTTTTCAGTTATTACTGGCTACAACTATCAAGGGCCAAAATATGCACTCGGACATGGTTACTATCGGCCTGCAGGATGAGAGTCTTACGAGTGGTCTCGCAAAGATCGAGCAACAAACCTCGCTTCGTTTTTATTACCGCAAGGCGGAAATTAAAGCACTTAT
It encodes the following:
- a CDS encoding transcriptional regulator — encoded protein: METSAKPSNNHIGRKIGRIREMRGIKQEALAAELGVSQQTVSRMEQSETIEDEVLEKVAKILGVSKEAIDNFSEDAVVNYFNNTFHGSNHGPFYHCTFNPLDKLLEMVEENKKLYERLLESEQEKVKILGGK